The following is a genomic window from Candidatus Peregrinibacteria bacterium.
GACCCGGTCGCCCCGAGCACAACAATTCTTTTTTTATTCAAATTTGTATAGTTCATCGAATGTATAGTTCGTAAACTTAATTGACCCGCATACTAGCTTTGAAAATTAACTTTGTCTAGCTCCGCTTGACACCTAATTGCCCAAGAGATTGAGAGTACAAGGCGTAGCGATGCATTCACGGCAAGTTTTTTTGTTGAAGAGATTGAAGCTCCGAACGACCAGCCGGCTATAGATGCGGCCATTGCCCGAATCCGAACGTTAATAGCAAATTCTTGATTCTTTTGAGCCAACAGGATATTTGATTGCAAAAATCTTGTACTAGTACGAGTCAGAGTCATAAAAACCGCATAACAAAGTCGTATTTTCAAAAGAAAAGTTTAAAAAAATAAGTAAGCCTTAAAAAGTAGCTTTTTATAGAAAAAATAATGATTTTGCAGGCGAAGCGCCGTTCTTCAGAGGCTGTGCGCGCGCACACGTCATGAATGCCGAGTTTCAGACGTCATTCCCTGGAACAGCCGTTGAATGCCGTATTTCAAGGTTCAATCTCCGCAAAAACGCTTTGAACGCCGTATTTCAGACGTCATGGTTAAAAACAAGCCATGAAGTATGTATTTGAGAGGTCATTTTATGGGAGAAGGTGGTGGCTAGAATTTTAGAAATAAATTGATTGTTTTTTTATACTGCCAAGCCCACCTCCGTTGATCCAATAATTCTCGTCAATTTGACATATTACGAATTACGCGTACCATGCTATCTTAATTTTCAAAATGTTTAAATGCGTGATATAAATCAGCTTTTCAAAGGCCAAGCAGGTGATACCTATGAATTGCCAGATGATGAAAGAACTTTGGTTCGTGCGGCAACGCTTGCGGCTCGAGGTGCAGACACAACATATATTCGATTTAAAGTAGGCGCAGCTATTCGGTTGGTAGAGGACGTCTATATGAATAATGTAGCATCCGAGTTGGAGCGCAACTCACGTATCGTTCTTGGTGCTAATACGCAATTTAAAACATATGAAGGAGCTCATGCGGAAACAATGGCGCTAGATAGGGCGCTTATGATAACTCGTGATTTTGCGGCTACAGATGGTGGGGCGAGAGGGATCGTTAGTAAAATAGCGGTTTATTCTCCAGATTCTTCTGCACCTGTGCCACCATGTGGAGGTTGTCGTCAAAGAATATCTGAATTGGTATACGACCCAAATTTCTTCTCTATATAATCTTCCAAAATTTCGATAAATTCATTCGTGATATTCTCTCCGTTTAAACGACAATGTTCAGCGCCATCAATGTAAACTGTTGCGACTGCTTTTTCAAAAGTTCCGGGTAGGCTGATGCCAATATCTGCGTGCTTGGATTCGCCCGGGCCATTTACGACGCAGCCCATGACGGCGATAGAGAGTGTTTCACAGCCTGGGTATTTCTTTGCCCAATCTGCCATGTTATAAGTGATGTGTTTGTTTACATCAAGGGCAAGAGTTTGAAAATATGTAGATTTTGTGCGACCACAGCCCGGGCACGAAGTGACCGAGGGTGCGAAGTGCCTAAGTTCAAGTGATTGAAGAAGAAGCTTACAAACTTCGACTTCGCGAGTGCGCGGCTCGCTTGGGGTAGGTGTGAGCGAGATTCTGATTGTATCGCCAATGCCACGAGTGAGCAGAGCAGATGTAGCCGCGCTCGAAGATACAACTCCCTTCAGTCCAGCCCCGGCTTCAGTTAGGCCAAGATGAAGCGGGTAATCGCATTCTTCGCTCAGTCTTTCATAAATTTCTATCAAATCCATAGTGCGTGAAACTTTTGCACTTAAGATTATTTTTTCTTTCGGTAGTCCAAATGATACGGCGCTTTCCGCACTATCTAGAGTACTTTTAACGATTGCATCGATCAATACTTCACGATCATTTTTTGGTGAACCTACTTCTTTGTTTTCATCCATCAATTTTGTCAAAACATCTTGATCGAGCGATCCCCAATTCACACCGATTCGTATAGCTTTGTCATTTTCGATAGCTATTTTTACAATCTTTTCGAAATTATATCCATGAGCTTGTGCAACTCCTAAATTCCCTGGATTTACCCTGTATTTCCCAAGGGCTTTTGCCATCTCAGGATATTTTTCAAGTAAAATATGACCATTGTAATGAAAGCAGCCAACTAGTGGTACGCCGGCGTAGCCGGCTCCATCAAGCCCAGACCGTATTTCAGCCACCGCCCTTGCCGATGCATCATTGTTTACCGTAATTCGTACTAGCTCAGATCCCGCTTCAATAAGCTCAATGCACTGCGCCAAAGTCGCAGCCGCATCGGCCGTATCCGTATTCGTCATCGATTGAATTCGTACTGGATTTTTACCACCGATCCCGACCCCTCCAACCATTACCTCAATTGTTTTTTTGCGATTTTCCATATAATTTTTAGAATAACCGTAATGCAAACGGTCACTAGGCCGCAAAAACTACCAGTTTTCCTTGACTTTTACAACCTCTTTCATTACATTTTGCGGGCTTACGCATGCGCGAGTGAAGCGAGCTTGCGATGCGAAATAGGGCGCGAAGCAACCATATACGGTTTTTATCATCTAAAATTTATTTTGGCCAAAAGACTTATACTCAACGGAGACATAAGAGCCGATAAGGTTCGCTTACTCGATGAGAGTGGGGAACAAGTCGGTATACTTCCACTGAGTGTCGCACTTGCGCAAGCACAAGAAAAAGGTTTAGAACTGGCATTGGTAGCTACTCATCCGGAGACCCCGGTAGTCAAATTCCTAGACTATGGTAAGCACCAATACGAGCAGAAGAAGATGAAACAAAAGCAGCAAGCGAGAGCAAAGCAAGCTGATGTAAAAGGTATAAGACTTGGTTTGAATACAGGGCTACATGACATGGAGGTAAAGGTTAAGTCAGCTCAAAAATTCCTTTCCAAAGGACATCAAATTAAAGTTCAATTGCAACTGAAGGGAAGGCAGATGATGTACAAGCCTCAAGCAGTTGAGAAGATCAAAGAGTTCGCAAGCATGCTCGCTGAAGATGCAACTGTAGACGGTGAGCCAAAACCACAAGGATACCAAGTTACTATGATCCTTACACCGAAAAAATAATAAACTAAATTTTAATTACTAGACAAATGAAAGCAAAGACACACAGTGGGGCAAAGAAGCGCGTGAAAGTAAAAGGAAAGGGTAAGACGCTTACACTTACTTTTGACAAGGCTGCTCACCGACATCTTATGGTAAATAAATCAAAGAAACAAAAAGCTATTAGAACAACAGAAGCGCATTCTACAAACGTTCGTGCTTTAAAAAGATTGCTTAAAAAATAGTTAAAAAAATCCTGTTGATTTGGGCTAGAATTTCCAAATGACGGAGCGGAACGCAGCTCGCGAAAGCTTGAGTTGCTGGGTAAGGAGCGCAAAGCACAACCTTATCCCATAATAATATTTATATCTTTAAAATTCTAAAACAATGACAAGAGTAAAACGCGGCGTTACACAACGCGCAAAACACAAGAAAGTACTAAAGGCTGCAAAAGGTTACCGAGGGTCACGCTCAAAACTATTTAAAGTTGCAAAGCAGGCGGTTATGAAAGCCGGAATGCATGCGTACCGTGATCGTAAACTTAGGAAGAGAAACATGCGTCAATTATGGACACTTCGTATGTCAGCATCTCTCCGTACTTTGGGTACAAACTACTCACAGTTCATGGACAAATGCTTCAAAAAAGACGTTCGAATAAACCGCAAAATGTTTTCAGAACTTGCAACTCGCAATCCGGAAGTATTCAAATCTATAGTTGAACAAGTAAGCGCATAACATCATAAATATATAATCAAAAAGCCCCGCATTCGCGGGGCTTTTTTAGTCCAATTTAAGTGATTACCGGCACTTCGTATCCTCCAATTGTCACTACTATTTCCGCACCCTTTAAGGTTTCATCAGGAAAGCTAATTTTATTAATATGAAGACCTGGTGATGTA
Proteins encoded in this region:
- the ispG gene encoding flavodoxin-dependent (E)-4-hydroxy-3-methylbut-2-enyl-diphosphate synthase; the encoded protein is MENRKKTIEVMVGGVGIGGKNPVRIQSMTNTDTADAAATLAQCIELIEAGSELVRITVNNDASARAVAEIRSGLDGAGYAGVPLVGCFHYNGHILLEKYPEMAKALGKYRVNPGNLGVAQAHGYNFEKIVKIAIENDKAIRIGVNWGSLDQDVLTKLMDENKEVGSPKNDREVLIDAIVKSTLDSAESAVSFGLPKEKIILSAKVSRTMDLIEIYERLSEECDYPLHLGLTEAGAGLKGVVSSSAATSALLTRGIGDTIRISLTPTPSEPRTREVEVCKLLLQSLELRHFAPSVTSCPGCGRTKSTYFQTLALDVNKHITYNMADWAKKYPGCETLSIAVMGCVVNGPGESKHADIGISLPGTFEKAVATVYIDGAEHCRLNGENITNEFIEILEDYIEKKFGSYTNSDIL
- the infC gene encoding translation initiation factor IF-3, whose amino-acid sequence is MAKRLILNGDIRADKVRLLDESGEQVGILPLSVALAQAQEKGLELALVATHPETPVVKFLDYGKHQYEQKKMKQKQQARAKQADVKGIRLGLNTGLHDMEVKVKSAQKFLSKGHQIKVQLQLKGRQMMYKPQAVEKIKEFASMLAEDATVDGEPKPQGYQVTMILTPKK
- a CDS encoding 50S ribosomal protein L35; protein product: MKAKTHSGAKKRVKVKGKGKTLTLTFDKAAHRHLMVNKSKKQKAIRTTEAHSTNVRALKRLLKK
- the rplT gene encoding 50S ribosomal protein L20, with amino-acid sequence MTRVKRGVTQRAKHKKVLKAAKGYRGSRSKLFKVAKQAVMKAGMHAYRDRKLRKRNMRQLWTLRMSASLRTLGTNYSQFMDKCFKKDVRINRKMFSELATRNPEVFKSIVEQVSA